In Esox lucius isolate fEsoLuc1 chromosome 6, fEsoLuc1.pri, whole genome shotgun sequence, the following proteins share a genomic window:
- the LOC105010681 gene encoding urokinase-type plasminogen activator: protein MNLSLILSLVATVLSCTETVLAKRWHREKLSQLADETYKERECLVGAGESYRGLKAVSARGHRCLPWTRFQMIGADVLGLGEHNYCRNPDKSLRPWCRVKRRTRIVRELCDIPECDPETGSPTVLPGGTSISRAPLPPQMDTEFTCGEKEERRFKVVGGNVVSIEAQPWMAAIFIDNRYQCGGSLIAPCWVLTATHCLIGDDDEVMSAQLMTVYLGRSSIVKNDSIREQKFSVEQLFVHPDYSNNEGNYKNDIGLLKLRAKHGVCALQSPSVRTVCMPPPHIMLPPGAICSVAGYGKTSQGAWQYSNDLRQAKVALLSQSVCEDREYYGKLITKNMFCAGSPDWKTDSCQGDSGGPLVCEVGGRAFVFGVVSWGDGCARNKKPGVYTRLTNYNTWISQKTRLPAYTAGLMYPQK, encoded by the exons ATGAACCTGTCACTCATCCTGTCGTTAGTGGCAACGGTCCTCTCCTGCACTGAAACG GTGTTAGCAAAGCGTTGGCACCGGGAAAAACTGTCCCAGCTTGCAGATGAAACATACAAAG AGAGAGAGTGTCTAGTCGGAGCTGGGGAAAGTTATAGGGGCTTGAAGGCGGTCTCAGCAAGGGGTCACCGGTGTCTCCCGTGGACTCGTTTCCAGATGATCGGAGCTGACGTTCTGGGACTGGGAGAACATAACTACTGCAG GAACCCTGACAAGAGTTTGCGGCCATGGTGCAGAGTGAAGCGAAGAACAAGGATTGTCAGAGAGCTATGTGACATTCCTGAATGTGATCCAGAGACTG GTTCTCCTACTGTTCTCCCTGGTGGCACCTCAATTTCTAGAGCTCCTCTCCCCCCGCAGATGGACACAG AGTTCACATGTGGCGAGAAAGAGGAGAGGCGGTTCAAGGTGGTGGGCGGCAATGTGGTGTCCATAGAGGCGCAGCCATGGATGGCAGCAATTTTCATTGACAATCGTTACCAGTGTGGTGGCAGTCTCATCGCCCCCTGCTGGGTCCTCACAGCGACTCACTGTCTCATCGGGGATGA tGATGAAGTGATGTCAGCACAACTCATGACCGTGTACCTTGGGCGAAGCAGCATCGTTAAGAACGACAGCATCAGAGAGCAGAAATTCTCAGTGGAACAGCTTTTTGTACACCCGGACTACAGTAATAATGAAGGGAACTACAAAAACGATATAG GCCTTCTGAAGCTTCGGGCCAAGCACGGCGTGTGTGCGTTGCAAAGCCCCTCTGTGCGGACGGTGTGTATGCCCCCTCCGCACATCATGCTGCCCCCGGGGGCCATCTGTAGTGTGGCAGGATACGGCAAGACGAGCCAAG GAGCGTGGCAGTACTCAAATGACCTCCGCCAAGCCAAGGTGGCACTGCTGTCCCAGAGTGTTTGTGAGGACCGGGAATACTATGGAAAGCTCATcacaaaaaacatgttctgtgcCGGGAGTCCTGACTGGAAAACAGACTCctgccag GGTGACTCTGGCGGCCCTCTTGTGTGTGAGGTCGGGGGGCGTGCCTTTGTCTTTGGCGTGGTGAGCTGGGGAGACGGTTGTGCTCGCAACAAAAAACCAGGGGTTTACACCCGCCTCACCAACTACAACACCTGGATCTCACAGAAAACAAGGCTTCCTGCCTATACTGCAGGGCTTATGTACCCCCAGAAATAA